A single window of Synechococcus sp. C9 DNA harbors:
- a CDS encoding response regulator, with amino-acid sequence MESAESLSRGTILVVDDTLENLDVLDDLLTGHGYEVRRAIDGAMALRAVAAEPPDLILLDIMMPGMDGYEVCAKLKSDSSTWGIPVLFISALDDAQDKVRAFETGGVDYIPKPFQAAEVVARVEAHLQNALLQRILEDRGRALEEREREVRQLRQRVKRLEEVLGYYGVDPASV; translated from the coding sequence ACACCCTGGAGAATCTGGATGTCCTGGATGACTTGCTCACGGGGCATGGTTACGAGGTGCGGCGGGCGATTGACGGGGCGATGGCTCTACGGGCGGTGGCGGCGGAACCCCCGGATTTGATCCTCCTGGATATTATGATGCCGGGGATGGATGGCTATGAGGTGTGCGCCAAATTGAAATCTGATTCCAGCACCTGGGGGATTCCGGTGCTATTTATCAGTGCGTTGGATGATGCCCAGGACAAGGTACGGGCTTTTGAAACCGGCGGGGTGGATTACATTCCCAAGCCGTTTCAGGCGGCGGAGGTGGTGGCACGGGTGGAAGCCCATTTGCAAAATGCCCTCCTGCAACGAATCCTCGAAGACCGGGGGCGGGCGTTGGAAGAGCGGGAACGGGAGGTGCGGCAGTTGCGCCAGCGGGTCAAACGCCTGGAAGAAGTACTGGGCTACTACGGGGTCGATCCCGCTTCGGTTTAG